One genomic window of Canis lupus baileyi chromosome 24, mCanLup2.hap1, whole genome shotgun sequence includes the following:
- the PRSS51 gene encoding serine protease-like protein 51 isoform X2 translates to MLQLLIPLLMMFKGHVLEEPDKVQCGHRPAFSNSSSLKFRELFEVQEEMTLENVTVVMGIRRFSDVHLERKQVQKIIIHKDYTPSHLDSDLSLLLLATPVQFNNFKMPICLQKEESIWDRCWMAEWVAAYEYDQHDNLNMYLQKLRLMQISWRECSKRVDQLSRNMVCAWKEPGTKGDCQGDSGAPMVCTIHGTQKLFQVGVFSWGIRSGFRGRPGMFVSVAQFIPWIQEETEKEGKAYIISGAWRSSLLHVPWYPLLLGLGFSNVALYHVY, encoded by the exons acAAAGTTCAATGTGGCCACCGACCTGCCTTTTCAAACTCATCATCGTTAAAATTTCGTGAACTGTTTGAAGTCCAGGAAG AAATGACATTGGAAAATGTTACTGTGGTCATGGGAATCAGAAGATTCAGCGATGTCCACTTGGAGAGAAAACAAGTGCAGAAGATAATTATTCACAAAGATTATACACCATCCCACCTTGACAGTGATCTTTCCTTGCTCCTGCTTGCTACACCAGTACAATTCAATAACTTCAAAATGCCCATCTGTCTTCAGAAGGAGGAAAGTATCTGGGACCGGTGTTGGATGGCAGAGTGGGTGGCAGCTTATGAGTATG ACCAACATGACAACTTAAACATGTACCTGCAGAAGCTGAGATTGATGCAGATTAGTTGGAGAGAATGCAGCAAGAGGGTAGACCAACTCTCTAGGAACATGGTTTGTGCTTGGAAAGAACCAGGGACCAAAGGCGATTGCCAG GGAGACAGTGGGGCACCTATGGTCTGTACTATCCATGGAACCCAGAAGCTCTTCCAAGTGGGTGTCTTCAGTTGGGGCATAAGATCTGGCTTCAGGGGGAGGCCTGGTATGTTTGTGTCTGTGGCTCAATTTATTCCATGGATCCAAGAGGAGAcggaaaaagaagggaaagccTACATCATCTCAGGAGCCTGGAGAAGCTCCCTGCTTCACGTTCCGTGGTACCCCTTATTATTGGGCTTGGGGTTCTCAAATGTTGCTCTCTACCATGTTTACTAG
- the PRSS51 gene encoding serine protease-like protein 51 isoform X1: protein MLQLLIPLLMMFKGHVLEEPDKVQCGHRPAFSNSSSLKFRELFEVQEGEFPWQVSIQMSRKHLCGGSIIHPWWVLTAAHCFPRILLEMTLENVTVVMGIRRFSDVHLERKQVQKIIIHKDYTPSHLDSDLSLLLLATPVQFNNFKMPICLQKEESIWDRCWMAEWVAAYEYDQHDNLNMYLQKLRLMQISWRECSKRVDQLSRNMVCAWKEPGTKGDCQGDSGAPMVCTIHGTQKLFQVGVFSWGIRSGFRGRPGMFVSVAQFIPWIQEETEKEGKAYIISGAWRSSLLHVPWYPLLLGLGFSNVALYHVY, encoded by the exons acAAAGTTCAATGTGGCCACCGACCTGCCTTTTCAAACTCATCATCGTTAAAATTTCGTGAACTGTTTGAAGTCCAGGAAGGTGAGTTCCCATGGCAAGTGAGTATCCAGATGTCACGGAAACACCTCTGTGGAGGCTCAATCATACATCCGTGGTGGGTTTTGACAGCTGCACATTGCTTCCCAAGAATCCT gtTAGAAATGACATTGGAAAATGTTACTGTGGTCATGGGAATCAGAAGATTCAGCGATGTCCACTTGGAGAGAAAACAAGTGCAGAAGATAATTATTCACAAAGATTATACACCATCCCACCTTGACAGTGATCTTTCCTTGCTCCTGCTTGCTACACCAGTACAATTCAATAACTTCAAAATGCCCATCTGTCTTCAGAAGGAGGAAAGTATCTGGGACCGGTGTTGGATGGCAGAGTGGGTGGCAGCTTATGAGTATG ACCAACATGACAACTTAAACATGTACCTGCAGAAGCTGAGATTGATGCAGATTAGTTGGAGAGAATGCAGCAAGAGGGTAGACCAACTCTCTAGGAACATGGTTTGTGCTTGGAAAGAACCAGGGACCAAAGGCGATTGCCAG GGAGACAGTGGGGCACCTATGGTCTGTACTATCCATGGAACCCAGAAGCTCTTCCAAGTGGGTGTCTTCAGTTGGGGCATAAGATCTGGCTTCAGGGGGAGGCCTGGTATGTTTGTGTCTGTGGCTCAATTTATTCCATGGATCCAAGAGGAGAcggaaaaagaagggaaagccTACATCATCTCAGGAGCCTGGAGAAGCTCCCTGCTTCACGTTCCGTGGTACCCCTTATTATTGGGCTTGGGGTTCTCAAATGTTGCTCTCTACCATGTTTACTAG